The DNA segment TTGTAGTCAAAAGTGAAGACAATCAGGACATTACTTATGTGTCCGAAGGACAAAAGATTGAATTAAAGTGCGCGCAAAATAAAATAGAAATCTATGATGCGCAAGGAAAATCACTCGGAAAAGCGGCAACGGCTACATGTTCTGCAAAGTCGGATGAAATTCGGTTCTCGACCGGTGGCAACTCCTATCGTGGACTATTGGTAGCAACCGCAATCAATGGCGAAATGATATTAATCAATGCCTTAGATATGGAGTCTTACCTGATGGGCGTTGTTCGCAATGAGATCGGAAAATTACCGATGGAGCAAATTGAAGCCGCTAAAGCGCAAGCGATTGCGGCACGGACGTATGCCGTCAAAAACCGAAATAAATATAAAACCTACGATTACGTAAGCGATGTAGGAGATCAGGTTTATCAAGGCGCATCCAGCGAGACAGATGTGAGTAATCAAGCCGTCATGGAAACAGCCGGACAGATTTTGCAGTACAATGATCAGCCAATTAATGCCGTTTTCTTTTCGACTTGCGGTGGCATCACAGCCAATGCATTCGACGTGTGGAAAAATTCAGCCAACGTGCCATATTTGCGAAGCATTCAGACAAGCTACAACGGAAAAAACTTTTGCATGGAATCTCCCTTATATCGATGGGAAATCAAATGGACAGGGGAAGAAATTGAGAACCTGATTAAAACCAATCTCCCGATAATTCTCAAAGATCAGATGCCCGGTGAAGATTTTTCAAAATTACAAAGCCAAAAGCTTTATAATCTTGCTGTTATTCAGCGTGATTCGAGCCAAAGGATTCAATCGATCAAAGTTGGTTTTACAAAAGATCAGTATACGGTTAGCGGCGAGCAGATCCGACGGATTCTTAAAGGTGAAAAATCGATATTGTATAGTTCGTTATTCAAAATCAGCATCGAACGGAATACCGACGGAACGATCATAAGCGTCACGGCTAAAGGGGCCGGCAACGGTCACGGCGTGGGTATGTGCCAGTGGTGCGCCCGAACAATGGCCAAAGACGGATATGGATTCCAGCAGATATTAGGATATTTTTATCGAGGGGCTGTGTTGAAGAAAATGTATTAAAATAAAAAGGCGAGAAAAATTCTCGCCTTTTTTTGTGAAACAGGTTTAAAAAAAATTTACTTTATATAGCTCACGATTTCTTTGTTAACGACCGGTGTTCCTGACGAATAATCATAGAAACCTTTTCCGGATTTTTTACCGTAGAAGCCGGCCATAAACATCTTCCGCAATAATGGCGGACAAGAGTACATCGGTTCGCCGTATTCTTTGAACATAATTTCTGCGATGCGGTACGTCGTATCAATACCTACAAAATCCAATAACGTCAAAGGTCCCATCGGGTATCCGCAGCCCAGCATCATACCTTTATCGATATCTTCAATAGAAGCTGTTCCGTTTTGAACCGCACGAATCGCTCCCAAAAGGTATGGAACCAACAGAAAATTAACTACAAATCCTGAGTTATCTTTAGCGCCAATAGGCGTTTTACCCAGAGCTTTTCCAAGTTCAAATGCAGTGTTGAAAGTTTCTTCCGATGTGCGCACGCCTTTGACAATTTCCACTAATTTCATCACCGGTACGGGGTTAAAGAAATGCATGCCGCAGAAACGGTCCGGACGTTGAGTCGTCGCCGCCATTTCCGTAATCGTCAGACTGGATGTATTCGATGCAAAAATGGTATGGGAAGGACAAATTTTGTCCAGATAAGAATACATTTCGCCTTTGATCTTAATATCTTCCGTTACGGCTTCGATAATAACGTCACAATTTTTGAGATCATCGAGGCTGGTTGAGCCACTTAGATTGGCTATCGTTTTATCTTTCTCTTCGGCCGTGATTTTTCCTTTAGCCGCGTTACGTTCAAGCTGCTTTTTGATATTGCCGATCCCTTTGTCGATCAGTTCCTGATTGATTTCGCGCGCAATCGTTTTAAAGCCTGACGCGGCAGCGACCTGTGCAATACCCGATC comes from the bacterium genome and includes:
- a CDS encoding 3-hydroxybutyryl-CoA dehydrogenase, translated to MDVKNIKTIGVLGCGLMGSGIAQVAAASGFKTIAREINQELIDKGIGNIKKQLERNAAKGKITAEEKDKTIANLSGSTSLDDLKNCDVIIEAVTEDIKIKGEMYSYLDKICPSHTIFASNTSSLTITEMAATTQRPDRFCGMHFFNPVPVMKLVEIVKGVRTSEETFNTAFELGKALGKTPIGAKDNSGFVVNFLLVPYLLGAIRAVQNGTASIEDIDKGMMLGCGYPMGPLTLLDFVGIDTTYRIAEIMFKEYGEPMYSCPPLLRKMFMAGFYGKKSGKGFYDYSSGTPVVNKEIVSYIK
- a CDS encoding SpoIID/LytB domain-containing protein — protein: MRSVTTSDAVPQVKVLLRQTSQAVAVSANMAFVVKSEDNQDITYVSEGQKIELKCAQNKIEIYDAQGKSLGKAATATCSAKSDEIRFSTGGNSYRGLLVATAINGEMILINALDMESYLMGVVRNEIGKLPMEQIEAAKAQAIAARTYAVKNRNKYKTYDYVSDVGDQVYQGASSETDVSNQAVMETAGQILQYNDQPINAVFFSTCGGITANAFDVWKNSANVPYLRSIQTSYNGKNFCMESPLYRWEIKWTGEEIENLIKTNLPIILKDQMPGEDFSKLQSQKLYNLAVIQRDSSQRIQSIKVGFTKDQYTVSGEQIRRILKGEKSILYSSLFKISIERNTDGTIISVTAKGAGNGHGVGMCQWCARTMAKDGYGFQQILGYFYRGAVLKKMY